A DNA window from Oncorhynchus tshawytscha isolate Ot180627B linkage group LG13, Otsh_v2.0, whole genome shotgun sequence contains the following coding sequences:
- the LOC112266109 gene encoding olfactory receptor 287-like, whose protein sequence is MENSTQVKLFYLFGLQETFINKSVYFTLSLITYLLIITVNLTLIITIIQEKGLHEPMYIFLCSLCVNGLYGTAGFYPKLLLDLQSDVQVISYGGCFTQAYVIYTSVMCEISTLTVMSYDRYVAICRPLLYHTIIVRTCVKSAKGRIKFPQTCVPHLITIFIFITVTLFDNLQGWNNVNSTLNMRNAMAVQFLVIPPVLNPLIYGVNLQQIRRAVFRKCNAHIIIDMKR, encoded by the exons ATGGAGAACTCAACCCAAGTCAAGTTATTTTATCTCTTTGGCTTACAAGAGACATTTATCAACAAATCGGTCTATTTTACCTTGTCTCTTATCACATACCTTCTCATCATCACTGTGAATCTGACTCTGATCATAACAATCATTCAGGAGAAAGGTCTCCATGAGCCCATGTATATCTTTCTGTGTAGTTTATGTGTCAATGGATTGTATGGAACTGCTGGTTTCTACCCCAAGTTGTTACTGGACCTTCAGTCAGATGTTCAGGTGATATCTTATGGTGGATGTTTCACTCAAGCCTATGTAATATACACATCTGTCATGTGTGAAATTTCTACTTTAACAGTGATGTCTTACGACAGGTATGTGGCAATATGCAGACCACTATTATATCATACCATT ATTGTAAGGACTTGTGTAAAGTCAGCTAAGGGAAGGATTAAGTTCCCACAGACATGTGTGCCACATTTAATAACAATATTTATTTTCATCACGGTGACCCTGTTTGACAATTTGCAAGGGTGGAATAACGTAAATAGTACACTAAATATGCGTAATGCAATGGCCGTACAATTCCTTGTTATACCACCTGTCTTAAACCCTCTCATATATGGAGTTAACCTCCAGCAGATTCGAAGGGCAGTTTTTAGAAAGTGTAATGCACACATAATCATTGATATGAAACGTTAG
- the LOC121838958 gene encoding olfactory receptor 1D2-like produces MENSTQVKLFYLFGLQETFNNKSVYFILSLITYLLIITVNLTLIITIIQEKGLHEPMYIFLCSLCVNGLYGTAGFYPKLLLDLQSDVQVISYGGCFTQAYVIYTSVLCEISTLTVMSYDRYVAICRPLLYHTIVTSLTVRKLLLFSWCYPLFAGLISLISAVRIPLCGSRIDKIFLTLFDTLQGWNSNVNITLNMRNAMAVQFLVIPPVFNPLIYGLNLHQIRSMGRAIV; encoded by the exons ATGGAGAACTCAACCCAAGTCAAGTTATTTTATCTCTTTGGCTTACAAGAGACATTTAACAACAAATCGGTCTATTTTATCTTGTCTCTTATCACATACCTTCTCATCATCACTGTGAATCTGACTCTGATCATAACAATCATTCAGGAGAAAGGTCTCCATGAGCCCATGTATATCTTTCTGTGTAGTTTATGTGTCAATGGATTGTATGGAACTGCTGGTTTCTACCCCAAGTTGTTACTGGACCTTCAGTCAGATGTTCAGGTGATATCTTATGGTGGATGTTTCACTCAAGCCTATGTAATATACACATCTGTCCTGTGTGAAATTTCTACTCTAACAGTGATGTCTTACGACAGGTATGTGGCAATATGCAGACCACTACTATATCATACCATTGTGACATCTTTAACTGTTAGAAAGTTACTCTTATTTTCTTGGTGTTATCCTTTATTTGCAGGACTCATATCCCTAATTTCAGCTGTCAGAATTCCTTTGTGTGGGTCTCGCATTGATAAAATCTTCT TGACCCTGTTTGACACATTGCAAGGGTGGAATAGTAATGTAAATATTACACTAAATATGCGTAATGCAATGGCTGTACAATTCCTTGTTATACCACCTGTATTTAACCCTCTCATATATGGACTTAACCTCCATCAGATTCGAA GCATGGGGAGAGCCATTGTGTAG